ATTGTGTGGGTTGGCTTCGTTAACCGGCTGTGCACCTGGACCAGATGGGCAACCTATGATTGATGCGAGAGTATTAACCCCAGTTGTAGGGCCATTAGTAATGGGTCCTCAGGGGGGACCTCCTCCTGGCCCACCGCCAGAAGGGATGCCTCCTCGTCCAGATAATGGTATGCCACCACCACCTGGAGGTTTTCGTCCTGGAGGGCCTAAAGTGGAGTTTGGTACTGCGGCTTATATCGTGTCTGACGGTGAACGCATTGATGGTGGAAAGTACATTTCAACCCGTGATGATGAAAACACTATCCGTGCCCAAGGCAATACCAGTGCGACATTAAATGGCGTCACAATCGTTAAAAACGAGGGGAGGGCGACCAGTAATGAAGGGTCTAGCTTCTATGGTTTAAATGCAGCGGTTTTGGCTAAAGACCATGCTAATTTGGATATTAATGGTGGTCGAATTGTCGCGAATGCTGAAGGCGCTAATGGTGTTTTCGCATACGGTGATGCCATTGTCCATATCCGTAATACTCAAGTTCAGGTATCGGGTGGCAATGCTGGTGGTATAGAAGTCGCGGGTGGTGGCGTTCTTTATGCGGATAATCTTAATGTTCATACGACGGTAAAAGCGGCGATTCGTAGTGATCGTGGTGGCGGTCAACTGTTTGTTAACGGTGGGCAGTACACAACTCAAGGGAGCATGGGCGCTCCAGCGATTTACAGTACCGCAGATATTCACGTTAACAATGCGACATTAACATCAAATGACTCTGAAGCTGTGGTGATTGAAGGGTTTAACTCTGTCACGTTAAATAACACCAAACTGACCGGACGGATGCGTGATCCGCAAGGTAAAGATGGAGATGATGTTGTACGCAACATTATGTTATATCAAAGCATGTCGGGAGATGCACAAGACGGCACCAGCAAATTTACTATGAATGGTGGTGAATTAACTGCTCGTAGTGGCGATATGTTCTATGTCACCAACACCGATAGTGTCGTGAATTTGCATGGTGTGCAAGTGAACCTCGCTCCCAATTCATTATTGCTGAGAGTCGCGGGCAATCATCATAAAAATGGCTGGGGAACCCAAGGCCAAAACGGTGGTGTTTGTAAAGTAAATCTTACCGACCAAAGCTTGGCAGGTAATATATATGTTGATGGAATTTCACAATTAACATTGGCTATTACTGCATCGTCTCACTATAAAGGAGCGATTAATCAGCAAGGTGAGTCGGCGAAGTCACTGTCTGTAACTCTCGATGATTCAAGTAGTTGGACATTAACCGCTGATAGTTATATCAGTGAGTTCCATGGTGATTTACACCATGTCACATTCAACGGTCATACTTTGTACATTGCAGGTAAAGCCGTAAGTGCTGCTCGTCATTGATCTAAAAAGCAGAGGAAATCCTCTGCTTTTCATTTTAAAACCCGATAAACGTTAGTAATACTTCACGATTATGATTTTGGCTGCCATGCTTTTAAGGCGCTGATTTTTTCTGCTCGACGCTGCTCAGTGCTTAAACTCCAGTTGCCACCAAACGCGGCACTTTCAAATGAGCCATATTCTGGGTTTGGCATCATAATCCAATCTTTACCCCAGTGCGCTTGGTTTGCTTTATAAGTGGCTAAACGTTCTTTTGGTGTACCAGATGCATCGGTGAAATCACCCAAATTGTCGCCCAACATTAAAATCACACGATAATGAGCCGCTACGAATTGGTCGCGAGTGGTTTTATTCGACGTCCAATCAGGTTTTTCGCCCTTAGTAAGAAGAACATCTTTAGCTCCAGTCATTGGGAATCCTAGTGCTTTCATGTTTTCTAACGTCGCCTGCTCGTTTTCTTTTTTACGGTTAGTCACGTAAAAAATCGTAATGCCTTTTTTCTGTGCATAGTTTGCAAACTCGACTGCGCCTGGCATTGCTCCTGTGACTTTATCTTGAACATATTGCGACCAAGTTTTAGAGCTGTAGCCTTTACCTGATTTGATCAGATAAGCTTCATAGACATTGTTATCGAGCATGGTTTCATCACAGTCGACAATGATTGCTGGTGGAAGTTGACCAAATCCCTCTGGTTGCATAGCTGGTAATGCGGACCAATTTTTATCATGTAATCCTGCTTCAGCACGCATGGTTGCTAATTGAAACATACCTTGCACATTAGCCTTATACTCCACAGAATTTTGCATCCAAAGTGTTGCATTGAGTAAGTCATTAGGATTGGCTTCAGCTGCGTTTGCATTAACAGCCATTGCTGCGCTGCATAGCGTGGTTGAGAGTAAAGCGGTCGAGAGAAGTGTGCGCTTGGGTAATGTCATGGTTTCCATCCTTCAAATAAGCAGCCAAAGAGCGAGTGATTAATAACTTAAACGTAACCAAATGTAACTGCAAGAAACTTATTGCTCAGACATGAAGAAGGATGAGATTAAAATTTGAGTGGAATAGTGGAACAAGAGTGCAGTGGTGAGCTAGACCAGAAAAGGGCTAGCTCACTGAAAACGATTAAAGAAACGACTGAGCGACGAATGCTGAACCCACATAAGTGCCAGTAAAAACGAGTAAAGAGACGATAGCAATCTTAATCCCTGATTGCTTAAATAATGTCACTTCCATATGTGTGACTGCCATTGCGGCATAGGCAAGTACAGGGGTCGCTAGAGAAAGGAAACTCAGTGCTTTTAATTGAGCCAACATCGTTTCAGAACCTGGGAATCCAGGCAGCGTGCAAACGACGCTGACTAAAGAGACCCAAGCAACGGTTGGAATTGGGCCGGGAATCACAGCTTTTAAACCCATGCCTATGACAATCATTACAAATAAGATGAGCATACCGGGTAGGGCATCAAAAAAACTATGACCAGTGCCAGCCCAGTTACTCATTAATGCAATGCCGCAAAAGATGATAGTCAAAATGATGTTTTCTTTAAAACCGAGTACTTTTTCTTCTTCAGAGCGAAGATCCATTTCTTGTGTTGTCATGACTTATTCTCCACTTTCTACAGCATTATTAACGGCGGTCTTACTGGCTTTGAAAGCACTTAATTTTTTGTAATACCATTCAGAGAATGGTAGAGCGATGAAGATGGCCACATAAAGCCCAGTTGCGTTAGTCAGTAAATTACTTGCACCCGCAAAGGCAAGAATATCGTTTTTCATTGTTGGGTAGGCCGCTGCTAAGGTGCCAGAACAGGC
This DNA window, taken from Vibrio nitrifigilis, encodes the following:
- a CDS encoding 5'-nucleotidase, lipoprotein e(P4) family, which translates into the protein MTLPKRTLLSTALLSTTLCSAAMAVNANAAEANPNDLLNATLWMQNSVEYKANVQGMFQLATMRAEAGLHDKNWSALPAMQPEGFGQLPPAIIVDCDETMLDNNVYEAYLIKSGKGYSSKTWSQYVQDKVTGAMPGAVEFANYAQKKGITIFYVTNRKKENEQATLENMKALGFPMTGAKDVLLTKGEKPDWTSNKTTRDQFVAAHYRVILMLGDNLGDFTDASGTPKERLATYKANQAHWGKDWIMMPNPEYGSFESAAFGGNWSLSTEQRRAEKISALKAWQPKS